From a region of the Candidatus Methylomirabilota bacterium genome:
- a CDS encoding polyprenyl synthetase translates to MIAETILSPVTSELALVEERLLQDISGDVELISEIIRYVLKSGGKRVRPALLLLSAKLCGYDSGSRHIDLAVVAEYMHAATLIHDDIIDRADKRRGLPSANSTWGSQISVLAGDFLYARSLQMLVIDGDLAVMRAFADATVLMIEGQVREVQNAGNLDLAYHEYLDIITAKTAALISVACRTGALIAGRPMDEVAALTEFGLNLGIGFQLVDDALDFVAEEDRLGKPVGNDFKEGKVTFPILHVMWAGSEADRGRIRELAAQTTLGETDLAEVKAMVERYGAVPATMELVRTYLKKAKTSLSSFPDSAAKRSLVLMVDFVGDRDW, encoded by the coding sequence GTGATTGCTGAGACGATTCTCTCTCCTGTGACTTCCGAACTTGCCCTGGTTGAAGAGCGGCTCCTCCAAGACATCAGCGGTGATGTGGAGTTGATCTCTGAGATCATCCGGTATGTGCTCAAGAGCGGCGGGAAACGGGTCCGACCTGCGTTGCTGTTGCTGTCGGCCAAGCTCTGTGGCTATGATAGCGGCTCGCGTCACATCGATCTGGCGGTCGTGGCCGAATACATGCACGCGGCCACGCTTATTCATGATGATATCATCGATCGGGCCGATAAGCGCCGCGGGCTGCCCTCGGCCAATAGTACCTGGGGTTCGCAGATCTCTGTGCTGGCGGGCGATTTTCTGTACGCCAGATCGCTCCAGATGCTGGTGATCGATGGTGATCTGGCGGTCATGCGGGCCTTCGCGGATGCGACGGTTCTGATGATTGAGGGTCAGGTACGCGAGGTCCAGAACGCCGGAAACCTCGACCTTGCGTATCACGAGTATCTGGACATCATCACGGCAAAGACCGCCGCCCTGATTTCCGTTGCGTGCAGAACCGGCGCCCTGATCGCCGGCAGACCGATGGACGAGGTGGCGGCATTAACCGAGTTCGGTCTGAATCTGGGGATTGGATTCCAGTTGGTCGATGACGCGCTGGACTTTGTGGCCGAAGAGGACCGGTTGGGTAAACCGGTGGGGAACGACTTCAAGGAGGGGAAGGTGACCTTTCCGATCCTGCATGTGATGTGGGCCGGTTCGGAGGCCGATCGGGGCAGGATCCGCGAGTTGGCCGCGCAGACCACGCTCGGGGAGACCGACTTGGCAGAGGTCAAGGCGATGGTGGAACGGTACGGCGCCGTTCCGGCGACCATGGAGCTGGTTCGCACCTACCTGAAGAAGGCGAAGACATCGCTCAGCAGCTTTCCGGATTCGGCTGCCAAGCGCTCGCTTGTCCTGATGGTTGACTTTGTCGGAGATCGAGATTGGTAA
- a CDS encoding elongation factor 4, with amino-acid sequence MATNLQQIRNFSIIAHIDHGKSTLADRILEATGALPPREMEAQVLDRMDLERERGITIKAKAVRLHYKRHGAPEYILNLIDTPGHVDFSYEVSRSLSACEGALLVIDAVQGVEAQTLANVHLAMEHDLAIIPVINKIDLPNADIPRVKAQIEETLAIDASEAILCSAKRGIGTEEVIEAVIKRIPPPTGASDASLRALIFDSSFDPYQGVIVYVRLYEGQVRAGMRILLMSTGAAFDVMQVGVFAPQMRPTDSLSAGEVGYIIAGIKDVRHTRVGDTITAEDRPTAAPLPGFKEVRPMVFAGLYPTESEQYLELKEALEKLQLNDFSFSFEPETSVALGFGFRCGFLGLLHMEIIQERLEREFGLTLITTAPTVVYRVSKSDGTVVEVDNPSDLPSPQAIEWIEEPYIKASIMAPGEYVGPIFALCQEKRGIQRGVEYMEGGRVVITYDLPLNEIVMDFYDRLKSATRGYASLDYEFIDYREGHLVKLDILVNGEPVDALSCIVPREQAYLRGRMLVEQMRELIPRQLFEVVIQAALGGKVIARESVRPLRKNVTAKCYGGDITRKRKLLERQKEGKRRMKQVGRVEIPQEAFMAVLKVKTP; translated from the coding sequence ATGGCGACCAATCTGCAACAGATTCGGAACTTCTCCATCATCGCGCACATCGATCACGGTAAGTCAACCCTGGCTGATCGGATTCTGGAGGCGACCGGGGCGCTGCCGCCTCGCGAGATGGAGGCCCAAGTCCTGGATCGCATGGACCTCGAGCGGGAACGGGGTATTACCATCAAGGCTAAGGCCGTCCGCCTCCACTACAAACGTCACGGTGCACCGGAGTATATCCTGAATCTGATCGATACGCCCGGTCATGTGGACTTCAGTTACGAGGTCTCACGAAGCCTCTCGGCGTGCGAGGGGGCCTTGCTCGTGATCGATGCCGTCCAGGGCGTCGAGGCGCAGACGCTGGCCAATGTGCACCTCGCCATGGAGCACGACCTGGCTATCATCCCGGTCATCAACAAGATTGACCTGCCGAATGCCGATATCCCGCGAGTCAAGGCGCAGATCGAGGAGACCCTGGCCATCGATGCGTCCGAGGCGATCCTGTGCAGCGCCAAGCGCGGGATCGGGACCGAAGAGGTCATCGAGGCGGTCATCAAGCGGATTCCGCCTCCCACTGGCGCGTCTGACGCGTCTCTGAGGGCACTGATCTTCGACTCGTCATTTGATCCCTACCAGGGGGTGATCGTTTACGTCCGGCTGTATGAAGGCCAGGTGCGTGCGGGGATGCGGATACTCCTGATGTCCACCGGCGCGGCGTTCGACGTGATGCAGGTCGGCGTCTTTGCCCCGCAGATGCGTCCTACGGATTCGCTGTCGGCCGGAGAGGTCGGGTACATCATCGCCGGGATCAAGGATGTGCGCCACACGAGGGTCGGAGATACCATCACGGCCGAGGACCGACCGACGGCGGCGCCGCTGCCCGGCTTCAAAGAGGTCCGGCCGATGGTATTTGCCGGTCTGTACCCGACCGAGAGCGAACAGTACCTGGAACTGAAGGAGGCGCTGGAGAAGCTTCAGTTGAACGATTTCTCCTTCAGCTTTGAGCCGGAGACGTCGGTGGCCCTGGGATTCGGCTTTCGGTGCGGGTTCCTCGGTCTGCTCCACATGGAGATCATTCAGGAGCGGCTGGAGCGCGAGTTTGGCCTGACGCTGATCACGACCGCGCCGACTGTGGTCTACCGGGTCTCCAAGAGTGACGGGACCGTGGTTGAGGTGGACAACCCCAGCGATCTGCCTTCGCCGCAGGCCATCGAATGGATTGAAGAGCCGTACATCAAGGCCTCCATTATGGCACCCGGCGAGTACGTCGGGCCGATCTTCGCGCTCTGTCAGGAAAAGCGCGGGATCCAGCGCGGTGTCGAGTATATGGAGGGCGGCCGGGTCGTCATCACCTACGACCTCCCGCTCAACGAGATCGTCATGGATTTCTATGATCGACTCAAGTCGGCTACCCGCGGCTACGCCTCGCTGGACTATGAATTCATCGATTATCGGGAGGGTCACCTGGTGAAACTGGACATCCTGGTCAACGGTGAACCGGTGGATGCGCTCTCGTGCATCGTGCCGAGGGAGCAGGCGTATCTCAGGGGCCGGATGCTGGTGGAACAGATGCGGGAGCTGATTCCCAGACAGCTCTTCGAGGTGGTGATCCAGGCTGCGCTTGGCGGTAAGGTGATCGCGCGAGAAAGCGTGCGCCCCTTACGCAAAAACGTCACGGCCAAATGCTACGGCGGGGATATTACCCGCAAGCGAAAACTGTTGGAGCGCCAGAAAGAGGGGAAGCGCAGAATGAAGCAGGTCGGCAGGGTCGAGATTCCCCAGGAGGCCTTCATGGCAGTCCTGAAGGTCAAAACGCCATGA
- the lepB gene encoding signal peptidase I, translating into MRRQTADETVKEDQERAPRPNAKSDKSVARQYAEAVVIAVILALVVRTFVVQAFKIPSGSMLQTLQVGDHILVNKFLFWFTNPQHGDIIVFKYPQDEGRDFIKRVVGLPGDKVEIRAKQLYINDQPVTEPYAIHLDPAAFDDPGSSRDNFGPVVVEPGHLFMMGDNRDYSMDSRFWGLLDMKKIRGKAFVIYWSWDHERFRPRWDRIGMLVR; encoded by the coding sequence ATGAGACGACAGACAGCGGATGAGACAGTGAAGGAGGATCAGGAGCGGGCCCCGCGGCCGAACGCGAAGTCCGATAAATCGGTTGCGCGCCAGTATGCGGAGGCCGTGGTCATTGCCGTTATCCTGGCGTTGGTGGTTCGAACCTTTGTGGTCCAGGCTTTCAAGATCCCATCCGGATCGATGCTGCAGACGCTCCAGGTCGGCGACCACATTTTAGTCAACAAGTTCCTCTTCTGGTTCACGAACCCCCAACATGGCGACATCATCGTCTTCAAGTACCCTCAGGATGAAGGGAGAGACTTCATCAAGCGGGTGGTCGGTCTGCCGGGTGACAAGGTGGAGATTCGGGCCAAACAGCTCTACATCAACGATCAGCCGGTGACTGAGCCGTACGCCATCCACCTGGATCCAGCCGCGTTCGATGATCCGGGTTCGTCGCGGGACAATTTTGGTCCGGTTGTCGTCGAGCCTGGCCACCTGTTTATGATGGGTGACAACCGGGACTACAGCATGGACAGCAGGTTTTGGGGTTTGCTCGATATGAAGAAGATCAGAGGGAAGGCCTTCGTCATCTACTGGTCGTGGGATCACGAGCGTTTCCGGCCGCGCTGGGATCGGATCGGGATGCTGGTGCGATGA
- a CDS encoding coproporphyrinogen III oxidase, which translates to MNAVSSVECRVSSSDSSPYSSRLTPYAQPLGVYIHIPYCLSRCHYCDFNSYRIDTGQITQYLETLAREIASRACAEAVRDRRVCSVFFGGGTPSILQASQLVGILDHCRATFTVEDDAEVSLEVNPGTVDLPKLCALREGGVTRLSAGVQAVQDRLLQRIGRAHTAWEAERAFWSMREAGFDNINLDLMFGLPDQSTDDWSETLDWAIGAGPEHISAYGLILEDGTPLQLESSRGDIGLPDEETEAAMYRLAVDRLREAGFEQYEISNFARQGFQCRHNLVYWQHQEYLGLGAGAHSFLAGRRYYNESLPARYVCAMAERGAAVAGGEVLSVEMVRSERLMLGLRLRSGLDVQAFTDLLGIQDLAASDRVARFLDDGFLRVREGRVQITERGLLVANELVVQLL; encoded by the coding sequence ATGAACGCAGTGTCGAGCGTTGAGTGTCGAGTGTCGAGTTCAGACTCTTCTCCTTACTCCTCACGCCTTACCCCTTACGCCCAACCCCTCGGTGTATACATCCACATTCCCTATTGCCTGTCACGCTGTCATTACTGCGACTTCAACAGCTATCGCATTGATACCGGTCAGATTACACAATATCTGGAGACGCTGGCGCGAGAGATCGCATCGAGGGCGTGCGCAGAAGCGGTCCGAGACCGGCGCGTCTGTTCCGTCTTCTTCGGCGGCGGGACGCCTTCGATACTCCAGGCGTCGCAACTGGTCGGCATCCTCGATCATTGCCGGGCGACCTTTACCGTCGAGGACGATGCAGAGGTCAGCCTCGAGGTCAATCCTGGGACGGTCGACCTGCCGAAACTCTGTGCGTTGCGAGAGGGCGGGGTGACCCGCCTGAGCGCAGGGGTGCAAGCGGTTCAGGACCGACTCCTCCAACGAATCGGACGCGCCCATACGGCCTGGGAGGCCGAACGAGCCTTTTGGTCGATGCGGGAGGCCGGCTTCGATAATATCAATCTGGACCTGATGTTCGGCCTGCCCGATCAGAGTACGGACGACTGGTCGGAGACCCTTGACTGGGCGATCGGCGCAGGTCCTGAGCACATCTCTGCCTACGGGCTGATTCTCGAGGACGGGACGCCGCTCCAGCTTGAGTCGTCCAGGGGCGACATTGGGCTCCCCGACGAAGAGACGGAGGCGGCGATGTACCGTTTAGCTGTCGACCGGTTGCGCGAGGCCGGCTTTGAGCAGTACGAAATTTCCAACTTCGCGCGTCAAGGCTTTCAATGTCGGCATAATCTGGTCTACTGGCAACACCAGGAGTACCTCGGCCTGGGGGCGGGGGCCCACTCATTCCTCGCCGGACGTCGGTACTACAATGAATCACTGCCCGCACGCTACGTCTGCGCGATGGCCGAGCGAGGGGCCGCCGTAGCCGGCGGCGAAGTGCTGTCTGTCGAGATGGTGCGATCCGAGCGTCTGATGTTGGGACTGCGGCTTCGGTCCGGATTGGACGTGCAGGCGTTCACGGACCTCCTGGGTATTCAAGACCTTGCGGCGTCTGATCGGGTCGCTCGCTTTCTGGACGATGGGTTTCTTCGCGTACGGGAAGGGCGGGTACAGATCACAGAGCGTGGGCTTCTCGTAGCCAACGAACTGGTTGTCCAACTTCTCTGA
- the hrcA gene encoding heat-inducible transcription repressor HrcA has product MRTHELTPRERQVLKVIIHDYITSGEPVGSRSIARHHLGHLSPATIRNVMADLEEEGYLSQPHASAGRIPTDSGYRLYVDSLMQRPRLSRVEESRIEQGIRPSRGQAEELVQGVSRILSDLSRYASVVLAPRFAQNTWRRINFVHLNRERILVVLMADSGLVQQKVIAIDELIEQPGLDRISNYLNSVLGGVTLHEVRNRIIARMAEERDEFNRLMQRALELSNKTLEGEEEQVYIGGAANIAHQPEFADINKMKHIFAAFEEKSKLVKILDQCLTYEGLRVIIGRESEMREMRDLSLIASPYKSGDHVIGVLGIVGPKRIAYDRMVALVDCTARVVSKLLTEADV; this is encoded by the coding sequence ATGCGGACACATGAACTGACTCCACGGGAGCGTCAGGTCCTGAAGGTGATTATCCATGACTATATCACCTCCGGGGAGCCTGTCGGGTCCCGAAGCATCGCGAGACACCACCTGGGCCACCTCAGCCCTGCCACCATCCGCAACGTGATGGCGGATCTGGAGGAGGAAGGCTATCTCTCTCAACCGCACGCGTCGGCCGGCAGGATCCCAACCGATTCCGGGTATCGCTTGTACGTCGACAGTCTCATGCAGCGTCCTCGATTGTCGAGGGTCGAGGAAAGTCGGATCGAACAGGGAATCCGTCCTAGCCGCGGTCAGGCCGAGGAGCTGGTGCAGGGGGTCAGCCGAATCCTTTCCGATTTGTCGCGATACGCATCGGTCGTGCTTGCGCCGAGATTTGCACAGAATACGTGGCGGCGCATCAATTTTGTCCACCTGAACCGGGAGCGGATTCTGGTGGTCCTGATGGCCGATTCCGGACTCGTTCAGCAGAAGGTGATTGCCATCGACGAGCTGATCGAGCAGCCGGGACTGGATCGGATCTCCAACTATCTGAACAGTGTTTTGGGCGGGGTGACCCTTCACGAGGTCAGAAACCGGATCATTGCGCGAATGGCCGAGGAGCGCGATGAGTTTAACCGCCTGATGCAGCGGGCACTGGAGCTCAGCAATAAGACGCTGGAGGGTGAGGAAGAACAGGTCTATATCGGAGGGGCGGCCAACATCGCGCATCAGCCGGAGTTTGCCGACATCAACAAGATGAAGCATATCTTCGCAGCCTTTGAGGAAAAATCAAAGCTGGTGAAGATTCTTGATCAATGCCTGACCTATGAGGGGTTGCGGGTAATTATCGGTCGAGAGAGTGAGATGAGGGAGATGCGCGACCTCAGCCTGATTGCCTCGCCGTATAAGAGCGGGGATCATGTTATTGGCGTACTCGGCATCGTTGGACCGAAACGGATCGCTTATGACCGCATGGTGGCCCTTGTCGATTGTACGGCCAGGGTTGTGAGCAAGCTGCTGACAGAGGCGGATGTATAG
- the grpE gene encoding nucleotide exchange factor GrpE: MNQENQDVTAPTSGTVHEGPAAPTTELEAMIGKLQAELKERTAEVDALNDRLLRVHAEFENYKKRASRERSEFVRFANEGLILELLPVVDSLEHAVATARVGSDVQGLAEGVDIILRLFLTTLEKVGVKPIEALGREFDPNFHQAVAQTESTDGRDNIAVEEIRKGYLLEGRLLRPAMVKVSKTPVSSVECRASSVGEDRPETQHPKFETSES; this comes from the coding sequence ATGAATCAGGAAAATCAAGACGTCACAGCACCGACAAGCGGTACCGTTCATGAGGGTCCCGCCGCCCCCACAACCGAGCTGGAGGCGATGATCGGCAAGCTGCAGGCCGAACTTAAGGAACGGACTGCGGAGGTGGATGCCCTCAATGACCGTCTCCTTCGCGTGCACGCGGAGTTTGAGAACTACAAGAAGCGGGCATCCCGGGAGCGAAGTGAGTTTGTGAGATTCGCGAACGAAGGGCTGATTCTTGAACTGCTGCCTGTGGTGGACAGCCTGGAACATGCGGTCGCGACGGCGCGTGTCGGCAGCGACGTCCAAGGTCTTGCAGAGGGGGTCGATATTATTCTTCGGCTCTTCCTGACGACCCTGGAAAAGGTCGGGGTTAAACCGATCGAGGCATTGGGCCGTGAGTTCGATCCGAACTTCCATCAGGCTGTGGCTCAGACAGAGTCGACGGATGGTCGCGACAATATCGCCGTCGAGGAGATTCGAAAAGGGTACCTCCTGGAAGGGCGCCTGTTGCGGCCGGCGATGGTGAAGGTATCGAAAACACCAGTGTCGAGTGTCGAGTGTCGAGCGTCGAGCGTCGGTGAGGATAGACCCGAAACCCAACATCCGAAATTCGAAACATCTGAGTCATGA
- the dnaJ gene encoding molecular chaperone DnaJ, with protein sequence MSKRDYYEVLGVDRDAGPDEIKRAYRRLAHKYHPDKNPDNKASEEQFKEAAEAYEILNNPEKRAAYDRFGVAGERAGFGGFGEAGFGSVFEDLFEGFFGGSGRRAASRGADLRYNLEINLEEAILGVEKEITIPRMEPCGACKGSGAKPGTSPVACRSCRGSGQVRYSQGFLTISQTCSACRGEGRVIEHRCRDCRGTGRSRSERTLTVKIPAGVETGIRLKLTGEGEAGPHWGDRGDLYVVITVKEHPLFARHGDDLYCEVPVTFVQAVLGDELEIPTFFGMTKLKIPSGTQPGAEFRIRGKGVPRLRGHDQGDLVVRVVVEVPKRLTTKQRELLEAYAALENGDGSPLVQSFFDKVKNLFG encoded by the coding sequence ATGAGCAAGCGCGACTACTATGAGGTGCTGGGGGTAGATCGGGATGCCGGTCCCGATGAGATCAAGCGGGCCTATCGTCGGCTGGCCCACAAATATCACCCCGACAAGAACCCCGACAATAAGGCGTCGGAAGAGCAATTCAAGGAGGCTGCCGAGGCGTACGAGATCCTGAACAATCCCGAGAAGCGGGCGGCCTATGACCGGTTCGGCGTTGCCGGAGAACGGGCCGGCTTCGGGGGGTTTGGCGAGGCCGGCTTCGGGTCGGTATTTGAGGACCTGTTCGAGGGGTTCTTTGGAGGATCCGGTCGGCGGGCTGCCTCGCGAGGGGCGGATTTGCGCTACAACCTGGAGATCAACCTTGAGGAGGCGATCCTCGGGGTGGAGAAAGAGATCACCATCCCCCGGATGGAGCCCTGCGGCGCCTGCAAGGGGAGCGGCGCGAAGCCCGGCACATCTCCGGTCGCGTGTCGGTCCTGCCGCGGCAGCGGCCAGGTCCGGTACTCGCAAGGCTTTCTCACCATCAGTCAGACCTGTTCGGCCTGTCGAGGCGAGGGGCGTGTCATCGAACATCGGTGCCGCGACTGCCGGGGCACCGGGCGGTCACGATCCGAGCGGACCCTGACGGTGAAGATCCCTGCCGGGGTTGAGACAGGGATACGCTTAAAGCTGACCGGCGAGGGGGAGGCCGGTCCCCATTGGGGGGACCGGGGCGATCTGTATGTTGTCATCACCGTAAAGGAGCATCCGCTCTTTGCGCGGCATGGCGATGACCTGTACTGTGAGGTCCCGGTCACGTTTGTCCAGGCGGTGTTGGGGGACGAGTTGGAGATCCCAACCTTTTTCGGGATGACGAAGCTCAAGATCCCGTCCGGGACCCAACCGGGCGCCGAGTTCCGCATTCGCGGCAAGGGTGTGCCGCGCCTGCGCGGCCACGATCAAGGCGACCTGGTGGTCAGGGTCGTAGTCGAGGTGCCCAAACGACTGACCACGAAGCAGCGCGAACTGCTCGAAGCATACGCCGCCCTGGAAAACGGCGACGGGAGTCCGCTGGTCCAGAGTTTCTTTGATAAGGTCAAGAATCTGTTCGGCTGA